Proteins encoded by one window of Nitrospirota bacterium:
- a CDS encoding glucose-6-phosphate isomerase, whose amino-acid sequence MIRIDCSNLMRDSIGENGLTTDDFRQIDTARFDGMLRARRYAELGWLDLPGQDIAPIKEMGRFAGRFETLLILGIGGSALGPRSILEALHPFHNLRAAPKVFIYDNVDPMTLAAILDMTDLGRTVINVITKSGSTAETIASFMILWQRLQEAALEPEEHIIVTTDPAKGNLRKIVQDHGLKSLPIPPGVGGRYSVLSAVGLLLAEAVGIDAAELLRGARDIHARCTHEDFRQNPAYLIASGISLMQAKRGRTMTVLVPYADRLKSFSEWFCQLWGESLGKEGKGLTPYPSTGTTDQHSQLQLWMEGPQDKVVVFIAVEEYGTDIRIPPVFKEMEGLNYLSGHTLAELIKVEQEASEIALAKNGRPSITVTVPRIDAYHLGQLFHFFAVVTALTGALIGVNPFDQPGVEEGKNLTYGMMGKKGYEAKREEFEKYRQRKNRIGV is encoded by the coding sequence ATGATCCGAATCGACTGCTCCAACCTGATGCGGGATTCCATCGGCGAAAACGGGCTCACGACCGACGACTTCAGACAGATCGACACCGCCAGATTCGACGGCATGCTCCGGGCGAGGCGGTATGCCGAGCTCGGGTGGCTCGACCTGCCCGGTCAGGATATCGCCCCCATAAAAGAGATGGGGCGCTTCGCCGGCCGCTTCGAGACGCTCCTTATCCTCGGGATCGGCGGCTCGGCCCTGGGGCCGCGCTCGATCCTCGAGGCCCTGCACCCCTTTCATAACCTGCGCGCTGCGCCGAAGGTCTTCATTTACGACAATGTCGATCCGATGACGCTGGCCGCCATACTGGATATGACCGACCTCGGCAGGACCGTCATCAACGTCATCACCAAGTCGGGCAGCACCGCGGAAACGATCGCCTCGTTCATGATCCTCTGGCAGCGGCTGCAGGAAGCCGCTCTCGAGCCGGAGGAGCATATCATCGTTACCACCGATCCTGCCAAGGGGAATCTCAGGAAGATCGTCCAGGACCATGGCCTGAAGTCGCTGCCCATTCCCCCGGGAGTAGGGGGACGGTATTCGGTCCTGAGCGCCGTCGGCCTGCTGCTTGCCGAAGCGGTCGGCATCGATGCAGCGGAGCTGCTCAGGGGGGCGCGGGACATTCATGCGCGGTGCACGCATGAGGATTTCCGGCAGAACCCCGCGTACCTGATCGCCTCGGGCATCTCCCTCATGCAGGCGAAGAGAGGCAGAACCATGACGGTCCTGGTCCCTTACGCCGACCGCCTGAAGTCCTTTTCCGAGTGGTTCTGCCAGCTCTGGGGCGAGAGCCTCGGCAAAGAGGGAAAAGGCCTGACGCCGTATCCCTCGACCGGGACCACGGACCAGCATTCGCAGCTGCAGCTCTGGATGGAGGGGCCGCAGGACAAGGTGGTCGTCTTCATCGCGGTCGAGGAGTACGGGACGGACATCCGGATCCCCCCGGTCTTCAAAGAGATGGAAGGGCTCAATTACCTCTCGGGCCATACGCTCGCCGAGCTCATCAAGGTCGAGCAGGAAGCCTCGGAGATCGCTCTCGCCAAGAACGGGAGGCCGAGCATCACCGTGACCGTGCCGAGGATCGATGCCTACCACCTGGGACAGCTGTTCCACTTCTTTGCGGTCGTCACCGCGCTTACCGGCGCCCTCATCGGCGTGAACCCGTTTGATCAGCCCGGCGTGGAAGAAGGGAAGAACCTCACCTACGGCATGATGGGCAAGAAGGGATATGAAGCGAAGAGAGAGGAGTTCGAAAAATACCGGCAGCGTAAAAATAGGATCGGGGTGTAA
- a CDS encoding AtpZ/AtpI family protein — MEEKKPEKSVFAQLLDASTIGIQLVVSTFVGLAMGYGLDYLFGTEPYLTFVFLILGIIAGFRELVKMARKQQGGNNGNNNQTG; from the coding sequence ATGGAAGAAAAGAAGCCCGAAAAATCGGTATTTGCGCAGCTCCTCGATGCGAGCACCATCGGCATCCAGCTCGTCGTCTCGACCTTTGTCGGGCTCGCCATGGGATACGGCCTCGACTATCTCTTCGGAACGGAGCCTTATCTCACGTTCGTCTTTCTCATTCTCGGTATAATTGCAGGATTCAGGGAGCTTGTCAAAATGGCCCGCAAGCAGCAGGGAGGGAACAATGGAAACAATAATCAAACGGGTTAA